The window TTTTTTAAAATAGAAATGGACTGGCTCTTTGAGGCCGGGGTCCATACTCTTTTTATTTTATGTTCTCTTCGATTTTATGTTCTCTTCGATTTTATGTTCTCTTCGATTTATTCTCTTTTCAGTCTTCCTTTGCCCTTGGCATTGCGATAATTTCTCTTACCTGAAGGGAGAAGAAATCATTGCTGTGAGCCGGCCTCAGCACAAGAGCCACATCTGCACCCCACCTTGTGCCTCCTATGGCTATGATTTCAGTATCTTCTGAGATCGGGATATGGCCTGAGTCTGCTGCCATAATGGCGACTTCTATGGCTACCTTGAAGCCTTTTCCGAAAAGGGAGCGAAGGGTGTCTGCAATTACTTCGATCCTTGAATAGCCTCCAAATTTCTTTGTGACTGAACGCTCTATTCCGGAAAACATATGTGACTGGGTAGTAATTACTGCTCCAAGTTCTTCGA is drawn from Methanosarcina lacustris Z-7289 and contains these coding sequences:
- a CDS encoding pyruvate kinase alpha/beta domain-containing protein, which produces MEKPILYLDKVGEENTDAVIEAAAKRAAELGISHIVVASTSGKTALKMAEAVKGSNIKVIGVSHQYGQKEKGEWEVEEEYKKKLEELGAVITTQSHMFSGIERSVTKKFGGYSRIEVIADTLRSLFGKGFKVAIEVAIMAADSGHIPISEDTEIIAIGGTRWGADVALVLRPAHSNDFFSLQVREIIAMPRAKED